From Cecembia calidifontis, one genomic window encodes:
- a CDS encoding ABA4-like family protein, translating to MTTLEAVFGMASLLAIFSWIALFIFYPRKWIYQTLFSGTLIVLALTYLFYLFQGFGSPEDFNFDSLEKVRAAFQSDEALLAGWIHYLAFDLFVGMWISKDAWEKDLSRWAVLPCLLFTFMMGPVGLLIYFIVRAIKTKQLNQSPYH from the coding sequence ATGACCACCCTTGAAGCCGTATTTGGTATGGCCAGCCTTTTGGCCATTTTTTCCTGGATTGCCTTGTTTATTTTCTATCCCAGAAAATGGATTTATCAAACCCTTTTCTCAGGTACCTTGATAGTCCTGGCACTTACCTATTTGTTTTACCTCTTTCAAGGCTTTGGGAGCCCAGAGGATTTCAACTTTGATAGCTTGGAGAAAGTCAGGGCTGCTTTTCAATCTGATGAAGCGCTTTTGGCAGGTTGGATCCACTATTTGGCTTTTGACCTTTTTGTAGGCATGTGGATAAGTAAAGATGCCTGGGAAAAAGACCTGAGCAGATGGGCAGTTCTTCCCTGCTTGCTCTTTACCTTTATGATGGGCCCGGTTGGTCTCTTGATCTATTTCATCGTTAGAGCCATCAAAACCAAGCAGCTGAACCAAAGTCCTTATCATTGA
- a CDS encoding RsmB/NOP family class I SAM-dependent RNA methyltransferase, with protein MKLFPNTVKGVVQAIDEIFNHNRYADKVIEKVLKSNPKWGARDRGFVAESVYEMVRWWRLINEVSPSKDLYHLFGTYWLLQGNALPDWKEFQGLDPKKIKEKYEEIKDKRAIKQSIPDWLDQMGSELLGEKWDKEIDTLNQQAAVVLRVNTLKISREGLMKRLAEDGIETYAPKGYKDALVLAKRQNIFKHPAFKEGLFEVQDASSQLVAAALEVEPGMRVIDACAGAGGKSLHLAALMKNKGRIISMDVEGWKLQNTKLRARRNGVSIIEPRVIEDSKTIKRLRESADRVLLDVPCSGLGVLKRNPDTKWKLSPESIQKVQGIQQEILQNYSSMVKPGGLMVYATCSILPSENQLQVEKFLASDKGKAFELLEDRKVLAQESGFDGFYIAKLKRKES; from the coding sequence ATGAAATTATTTCCCAATACAGTCAAAGGAGTGGTCCAGGCCATTGATGAAATCTTTAACCATAACCGATATGCGGACAAAGTCATAGAAAAAGTCCTGAAGTCCAACCCCAAATGGGGTGCAAGAGACAGAGGATTTGTGGCAGAATCGGTTTATGAAATGGTTCGCTGGTGGCGGCTGATCAATGAAGTGAGCCCAAGTAAAGACCTTTACCATTTATTTGGCACTTATTGGTTACTGCAGGGAAACGCCCTCCCGGATTGGAAGGAATTCCAAGGTCTTGACCCTAAAAAAATCAAAGAGAAATACGAAGAGATAAAAGATAAAAGAGCTATAAAGCAGTCCATTCCTGATTGGTTGGACCAAATGGGATCCGAACTCCTAGGGGAAAAATGGGACAAAGAAATCGATACGCTCAACCAACAGGCTGCAGTAGTACTCAGGGTAAATACCCTCAAAATCAGCAGGGAAGGGCTAATGAAAAGATTGGCTGAGGATGGCATTGAGACATATGCACCCAAAGGGTACAAGGATGCGCTGGTCCTTGCCAAAAGACAGAATATTTTCAAGCATCCGGCCTTTAAAGAAGGACTATTTGAAGTTCAGGACGCCTCCTCCCAATTGGTAGCTGCAGCCCTTGAAGTGGAACCGGGCATGCGGGTGATCGATGCCTGCGCCGGCGCTGGTGGAAAATCCCTGCATCTTGCTGCACTGATGAAAAACAAGGGACGTATCATCTCCATGGATGTTGAAGGCTGGAAACTCCAGAATACTAAATTAAGGGCCAGAAGAAACGGTGTCAGCATCATTGAACCAAGGGTTATTGAGGACAGCAAAACCATCAAAAGGCTCCGTGAATCCGCTGACCGGGTCTTATTGGATGTACCCTGTTCAGGATTAGGGGTGCTCAAAAGAAATCCGGACACCAAATGGAAACTCAGTCCGGAATCCATCCAAAAAGTGCAGGGCATTCAGCAGGAAATTTTACAAAACTATTCTTCCATGGTAAAGCCCGGCGGACTTATGGTATATGCCACTTGTAGCATTCTGCCTTCTGAAAATCAGCTTCAGGTAGAAAAATTCCTTGCTTCAGATAAGGGAAAAGCATTTGAACTGCTGGAAGACCGGAAAGTATTGGCTCAGGAAAGCGGTTTTGATGGGTTTTACATTGCTAAGCTCAAAAGAAAAGAATCATAA
- a CDS encoding PIG-L deacetylase family protein: protein MKAHYTLALLFLLGTISFAFSQNQPLKIIMIGAHPDDCDIKGGGTAALFAEMGHQVKFISVTNGDAGHMEQGGGMLAKRRTAEAKEAGRRLGIQYEVLDHHDGELLATLPIRLEIIRKIREWNADVVISHRPNDYHPDHRYTAILVQDAAYMVGVPNIAPDTKALDKNPVFLYFQDNFQKPYPFRADIAVDISAVFDQKIYAMDAHESQFYEWLPWIGRYEEEVPKGKEERINWLKSKRFGQVTEAAKASLSKWYGPEKATQAKHVELFEICEYGTQPSEAEIRKLFPMLKK, encoded by the coding sequence ATGAAAGCACATTATACACTCGCTCTTCTTTTCCTTCTGGGGACAATATCATTTGCATTTTCACAAAATCAACCCTTAAAAATCATCATGATCGGAGCCCATCCGGATGACTGTGATATCAAAGGAGGGGGAACAGCTGCCCTTTTTGCTGAAATGGGCCATCAGGTTAAATTCATATCAGTGACCAATGGGGATGCGGGCCATATGGAACAGGGCGGCGGCATGTTAGCCAAGCGGAGGACTGCTGAAGCCAAAGAAGCAGGAAGAAGATTGGGTATTCAATATGAAGTTTTGGACCATCATGATGGTGAATTGCTGGCTACTTTGCCCATAAGATTGGAAATCATAAGAAAAATCAGGGAATGGAATGCTGATGTTGTCATTTCCCATCGTCCCAATGATTATCATCCTGATCACCGCTATACTGCTATTTTGGTACAGGATGCCGCTTACATGGTCGGCGTACCCAATATTGCTCCTGACACCAAAGCCTTGGATAAAAACCCGGTCTTCCTTTATTTCCAGGACAATTTCCAAAAACCTTATCCTTTCCGTGCGGATATCGCTGTAGATATCAGTGCTGTTTTTGATCAAAAAATATATGCCATGGATGCCCATGAATCCCAGTTTTACGAATGGCTTCCCTGGATCGGAAGGTATGAAGAGGAAGTTCCAAAGGGTAAAGAGGAAAGAATCAATTGGTTGAAATCCAAAAGATTTGGACAGGTAACTGAAGCGGCCAAAGCCAGCTTGTCAAAGTGGTATGGCCCAGAAAAAGCCACTCAGGCAAAACATGTTGAACTTTTTGAAATCTGCGAATATGGCACCCAGCCATCTGAAGCCGAAATCAGGAAATTGTTTCCTATGTTGAAAAAATGA
- a CDS encoding magnesium citrate secondary transporter, whose translation MSVLKNPYFVVACLLFWVNQYLEKVQGIYLPFIHAYLDDLLAMPVVLGITLQVFQWIHPKKTKFRFTPVQVIVGWLYFSFLFEFLLPKWSDIYVADPIDVLMYGLGCLLFYRLINR comes from the coding sequence ATGTCTGTTCTCAAAAACCCATACTTTGTTGTGGCCTGCCTCTTGTTTTGGGTCAATCAATACCTGGAAAAAGTACAGGGAATTTACCTTCCTTTTATTCATGCCTATCTGGATGACCTCTTGGCCATGCCTGTAGTTCTCGGTATTACTTTGCAGGTATTCCAATGGATACATCCCAAGAAGACAAAATTCAGGTTTACCCCTGTTCAGGTAATAGTTGGATGGCTGTATTTTTCATTCCTGTTTGAATTTTTATTGCCCAAATGGTCCGATATTTATGTGGCTGACCCTATTGATGTGCTGATGTACGGATTGGGTTGCCTGTTGTTCTACCGTTTGATTAACCGTTAA
- a CDS encoding S10 family peptidase, which translates to MNNKITIFFIFFALSIQNFSAKAQEDKKDIPEALVFETHHEGTFHGVKLRYKAIAGEIHLKNAEGEPVAALWSTSYIKEDPNPSKRPVTFIFNGGPGSASVWLHMGVFGPKVVNVDSDAKKDDGAAPFEVIHNDLALLDITDLVFIDPVGTGYSKVIGKGKNEDFWGLTEDARSIAQFMRMWITQHQRWQSPKYIAGESFGTTRAAAVTAALEGGGQAMALNGLILISQALDYQGSTSVHDNIASYFTYFPTMAATAWYHGKAGQGKKLEDFVQEAREFAYQVYLPALYQGNQLSTENKKVLSSRIAYFLGLDPEYVLRSDNRILTSRFKKELLRKEGKTIGTLDGRYLGEEGDQTADRPTLGDPSSYGIDAAYTAALNDYFARTLKVQMDRPYLTSNGSIGSKWNWRPVPEGAYWEPSYVNVARSLGESMRRNKDLKVLVANGYYDLITPFLDAEYTFARHDIPMERVKMTYYEGGHMMYNHRPDFEKLVRDIREFMGR; encoded by the coding sequence ATGAACAATAAAATCACCATTTTCTTTATCTTTTTCGCACTGTCCATCCAAAACTTCAGTGCTAAAGCTCAGGAAGACAAAAAAGACATTCCCGAAGCGCTTGTATTCGAAACCCATCATGAAGGAACCTTCCATGGAGTAAAACTCCGGTATAAGGCCATTGCCGGGGAGATACATTTGAAGAATGCCGAAGGAGAGCCCGTAGCCGCATTATGGTCCACTTCATATATCAAGGAAGACCCTAATCCATCCAAAAGACCCGTTACCTTTATTTTTAACGGGGGACCTGGATCAGCTTCGGTTTGGTTGCATATGGGCGTGTTTGGACCTAAAGTGGTCAATGTAGATTCTGATGCCAAAAAAGATGATGGGGCTGCGCCATTTGAAGTTATCCACAATGATTTGGCCCTATTGGATATCACTGACCTTGTTTTTATTGATCCTGTTGGAACAGGTTATTCAAAGGTTATAGGTAAAGGAAAAAATGAAGACTTCTGGGGTCTGACCGAAGATGCCAGATCCATAGCCCAATTTATGAGAATGTGGATAACCCAGCATCAACGCTGGCAGTCCCCCAAATATATTGCTGGAGAGAGTTTTGGTACTACAAGGGCTGCTGCGGTGACCGCTGCGCTTGAAGGTGGGGGACAGGCCATGGCTTTGAATGGGTTGATTTTGATTTCACAGGCTTTGGATTATCAGGGCAGTACTTCCGTACATGATAATATCGCCTCTTATTTTACCTATTTCCCCACTATGGCTGCCACAGCCTGGTATCATGGTAAGGCAGGACAGGGAAAAAAATTAGAGGATTTTGTACAGGAAGCCAGGGAATTTGCTTATCAGGTTTATTTGCCTGCACTGTATCAAGGTAATCAATTATCCACAGAGAATAAAAAAGTTTTGTCAAGCAGGATTGCTTATTTTCTTGGTCTTGATCCCGAGTATGTACTCAGGTCAGATAATAGGATCCTTACTTCACGTTTCAAGAAAGAACTTTTGAGAAAGGAAGGAAAAACGATTGGAACACTGGATGGAAGGTACCTGGGTGAAGAAGGCGATCAGACTGCAGACCGTCCCACGCTGGGGGATCCGTCCAGTTATGGTATTGATGCTGCTTATACGGCGGCATTGAATGATTATTTTGCCAGGACATTAAAAGTACAGATGGACCGGCCCTACCTGACATCCAATGGAAGTATCGGTTCTAAATGGAACTGGAGGCCAGTACCGGAAGGGGCCTATTGGGAGCCATCTTATGTGAATGTGGCAAGGAGCTTGGGAGAGTCCATGAGGAGGAATAAGGACCTCAAAGTGCTGGTGGCCAATGGTTATTATGACCTGATCACCCCTTTTTTGGATGCCGAATATACTTTTGCCCGGCATGATATTCCTATGGAAAGGGTGAAAATGACCTATTATGAAGGAGGACATATGATGTACAACCACAGGCCTGATTTTGAGAAGTTGGTCAGGGATATCAGGGAGTTTATGGGAAGGTAA
- the guaB gene encoding IMP dehydrogenase produces the protein MNKNTDKFLFEALTYDDVLLVPGYSEVLPRDTNTSTQLTKNIRLNIPLVSAAMDTVTEADLAIAIALEGGVGFIHKNMSIEKQAAQVRKVKRSQAGMILDPITLDINARVKDAEAIMREFHIGGIPVVDGDRVLKGIITNRDLRFIKDPNVMIKDIMTVEGLITAKAGVSLEQAEEILQEYKIEKLPIVDEDYKLTGLITYKDILKRKDKPHACKDEYGRLRVGAAVGVTADIVDRVEALKNAGVDVVSIDTAHGHSKGVIDTCRKIKAVFPDLDVIVGNIATAEAAIALKEAGADAVKVGVGPGSICTTRVIAGVGVPQLSAVFECAEALKGSGVPVIADGGIRYSGDLVKAIAAGASSIMIGSLLAGTEEAPGEVIIYEGRKFKTYRGMGSLEAMESGSKDRYFQDAEDNIKKLVPEGIVGRVAYKGLVSEVLYQLVGGLQAGMGYCGTKTIEDLQRDGKFVKITAAGVKESHPHDVSITREAPNYSAKM, from the coding sequence ATGAACAAAAATACTGATAAATTCCTCTTCGAAGCACTCACCTACGACGACGTGCTTCTCGTCCCTGGGTACTCAGAAGTACTTCCGCGCGACACCAATACCTCCACCCAACTCACCAAAAACATCAGGCTTAACATTCCTTTGGTATCCGCTGCTATGGATACCGTAACGGAAGCCGATTTGGCCATTGCTATTGCCCTTGAAGGCGGGGTGGGTTTTATCCACAAAAACATGTCCATCGAGAAGCAGGCTGCTCAGGTGAGAAAAGTGAAGCGATCTCAGGCAGGTATGATTCTTGACCCGATTACTCTGGACATCAATGCCAGGGTTAAAGATGCAGAAGCTATCATGAGGGAATTCCATATCGGGGGTATACCTGTGGTGGATGGGGACAGGGTACTTAAAGGAATAATTACCAATAGGGACCTGAGATTTATCAAAGACCCCAACGTAATGATCAAAGACATCATGACCGTTGAGGGCTTGATCACCGCAAAGGCCGGGGTTTCTCTGGAGCAAGCGGAAGAAATCTTGCAGGAATACAAAATCGAGAAACTCCCTATTGTAGATGAAGATTACAAACTCACGGGACTCATCACCTACAAGGATATCCTGAAAAGAAAAGACAAGCCACATGCCTGCAAAGATGAATATGGCAGGTTAAGAGTGGGTGCAGCGGTGGGAGTTACTGCCGATATCGTGGATAGGGTTGAGGCCCTCAAAAATGCTGGCGTGGATGTAGTGTCCATTGATACGGCCCATGGTCATTCCAAAGGTGTAATCGATACCTGTCGCAAAATCAAGGCAGTTTTCCCTGATCTGGATGTGATCGTAGGTAATATAGCCACTGCAGAAGCGGCCATTGCTTTGAAAGAAGCCGGTGCAGATGCCGTGAAAGTAGGTGTAGGACCTGGAAGTATCTGTACCACACGGGTAATTGCAGGGGTAGGTGTACCCCAATTGTCGGCTGTCTTTGAATGCGCAGAAGCATTAAAGGGCTCGGGGGTTCCGGTAATTGCCGATGGTGGTATCCGTTACTCCGGTGATTTGGTCAAAGCCATTGCAGCAGGTGCCAGCTCTATTATGATTGGGTCGCTTTTGGCAGGAACGGAAGAAGCTCCAGGAGAGGTGATCATCTATGAAGGTAGAAAGTTCAAAACCTACCGAGGAATGGGCTCTTTGGAAGCCATGGAATCAGGTTCCAAAGACAGATACTTCCAGGATGCAGAAGACAATATCAAGAAATTGGTTCCGGAAGGAATTGTAGGAAGGGTAGCATACAAGGGCTTAGTATCAGAAGTACTTTACCAATTGGTAGGTGGACTTCAGGCCGGTATGGGTTACTGCGGCACCAAAACCATAGAAGACTTACAACGCGATGGAAAATTTGTTAAAATTACCGCGGCAGGTGTTAAAGAATCCCATCCGCACGATGTAAGTATTACAAGAGAAGCTCCCAATTACTCTGCAAAGATGTAA
- the prmC gene encoding peptide chain release factor N(5)-glutamine methyltransferase, with the protein MISIRKLFKEYVDKLAGLYPLEEAESLVIWLFEEFLGKKRMDIIRDEQIEKLPEALQDALDQLLKGKPIQYILGTAPFYGREFEVSPAVLIPRNETEELVHLIIKENPGEGLRILDIGTGSGCIPITLSREMNHPQVFAVDISPEALEMAKRNAFVHHAAVDFRLLDILKEDIPFENLDIVVSNPPYVRYSEKEKMHQNVLEYEPHLALFVFDEDPLLFYREIALKAGKVLKQGGKLYFEINEALGLDTQKLMESLGYSQVRVLKDLNDRERMVVGLWIA; encoded by the coding sequence ATGATCAGCATTAGGAAGTTGTTTAAGGAATATGTGGATAAATTGGCCGGGCTCTATCCCTTGGAGGAAGCTGAAAGCTTGGTGATCTGGCTTTTTGAAGAATTTCTCGGGAAAAAGAGAATGGACATCATCCGGGATGAACAGATAGAAAAACTTCCCGAAGCACTGCAGGATGCACTGGATCAACTGCTTAAAGGCAAGCCAATCCAATACATTCTGGGCACTGCTCCATTTTATGGCAGGGAATTCGAAGTAAGTCCTGCAGTTTTGATACCTAGGAATGAAACAGAGGAGTTGGTGCACCTGATCATCAAAGAAAACCCAGGGGAGGGATTGCGGATTCTGGATATCGGAACAGGTTCGGGTTGTATTCCTATCACCTTATCCCGTGAAATGAACCATCCCCAGGTATTTGCAGTGGACATCAGCCCTGAGGCCTTGGAGATGGCCAAAAGAAATGCATTTGTCCATCATGCTGCTGTGGATTTCCGCTTACTGGATATCTTGAAGGAAGATATTCCATTTGAAAACCTGGATATAGTGGTCAGCAATCCCCCTTATGTAAGGTATTCAGAAAAGGAAAAAATGCATCAAAATGTGCTGGAATATGAACCCCATTTGGCCCTTTTTGTCTTCGATGAGGATCCATTGCTTTTTTATCGGGAGATTGCGTTAAAGGCAGGAAAGGTATTGAAGCAGGGCGGTAAACTTTACTTTGAAATCAATGAAGCTTTGGGGCTAGATACCCAAAAACTCATGGAGAGCCTGGGCTATTCCCAAGTCAGGGTGTTGAAAGACCTGAATGACAGGGAGAGGATGGTAGTGGGACTTTGGATTGCTTAA